The following proteins are co-located in the Flectobacillus major DSM 103 genome:
- a CDS encoding aldo/keto reductase → MEYRQLGASGLNVPVLSFGTATFGGGNDFFKAWGSTQVDEATRLVDICLEAGLNFFDTADVYSQGLSEEILGKALVGKRAQSIISTKATFPFGDGPNNQGSSRHRLITQVEGSLKRLQTDYIDLFHMHGFDGNTPIEETLRALDDLIQSGKIRYIAASNFSGWHLMKSLALSDKYGWNRYVAHQVYYSLANREYEWELMPLGIDQQVGGIIWSPLAAGRLGGKYRRNQPLPQDSRVAQGGSPIPQAVIDNEVFYNIIDTLDEVAEETGKSLAQVAINWLLQRPTVSSIIIGARNEEQLVQNLGAVGWNLSVEQVKKLDQASEIPTIYPYWHQRQNTQLNPLPKFY, encoded by the coding sequence ATGGAATACAGACAATTAGGGGCATCGGGACTAAATGTGCCTGTGCTTAGTTTTGGTACTGCTACATTTGGCGGAGGTAACGATTTCTTTAAGGCTTGGGGCAGTACTCAGGTCGATGAGGCAACTCGCTTAGTAGATATTTGTCTCGAAGCAGGGCTTAATTTTTTTGATACAGCCGATGTTTATTCACAAGGACTTTCTGAAGAAATATTGGGTAAAGCTCTTGTTGGTAAAAGAGCCCAATCTATTATTTCTACAAAAGCTACTTTTCCTTTTGGCGATGGCCCCAACAATCAAGGTTCGTCACGTCACCGCTTAATTACACAAGTAGAAGGTAGCCTAAAGCGTTTACAAACTGACTATATCGACTTATTTCACATGCACGGATTTGATGGCAATACGCCTATCGAAGAAACGCTTCGTGCATTAGACGATTTGATTCAAAGTGGCAAAATTCGTTATATCGCGGCCTCTAATTTTTCGGGATGGCACTTGATGAAATCATTGGCCTTATCAGACAAATACGGTTGGAATCGTTATGTGGCTCATCAGGTATATTATTCGTTGGCCAACCGTGAGTACGAATGGGAACTAATGCCTTTGGGTATCGACCAGCAAGTAGGAGGAATTATTTGGTCGCCATTGGCGGCTGGCCGCTTGGGAGGTAAATACCGACGTAATCAACCTTTACCACAAGATAGCCGTGTGGCTCAGGGCGGAAGCCCGATTCCACAGGCTGTTATTGATAATGAGGTTTTTTATAACATTATAGATACCCTCGACGAAGTAGCCGAAGAAACAGGCAAAAGCCTAGCACAAGTAGCCATTAATTGGCTTTTGCAGCGTCCGACAGTTTCGAGTATTATTATTGGGGCTCGCAATGAAGAACAGCTTGTCCAAAATCTTGGAGCTGTAGGGTGGAATCTTTCGGTAGAACAAGTTAAAAAGCTAGACCAAGCCAGCGAAATACCAACGATTTATCCGTATTGGCATCAACGCCAAAATACCCAACTGAACCCTTTACCTAAATTTTATTAA
- a CDS encoding phosphatase domain-containing protein, producing MKIVLILQGLPASGKSTFAKQLVEKSEGKWKRLNKDDMRAMLDNSVHSRENEQFVEQLRDIMLIEALKHGKNVVVDDTNLWERPIERIQKAVNKYEQIFKDKVEIQTKTFDTTLEVCIERDELRDKKVGSSVIAKMYRQHILSKEELYQPIEQDDSLPKAIICDVDNTLAVLHERNPHEVYRCEADLLNESVADLLKNYHQAGYKIILLTTRDENARRPTTNWLAYNNIAYNALLMRPIGDSRKDTIVKKELFEQHIQDRFWIKLVLENHPDLVDFWRLVMRLPCFQVNYGDI from the coding sequence ATGAAAATTGTACTTATCTTACAGGGTTTACCCGCCAGTGGTAAATCTACCTTTGCCAAACAACTTGTTGAAAAATCGGAAGGGAAATGGAAACGCCTCAACAAAGACGATATGCGGGCCATGCTCGACAACAGTGTGCATTCGCGTGAAAATGAGCAGTTTGTAGAACAACTTCGTGATATAATGCTTATCGAGGCTTTGAAACACGGTAAAAATGTGGTGGTTGATGATACCAATCTTTGGGAACGCCCTATCGAGCGTATTCAGAAAGCTGTAAATAAATACGAACAGATTTTTAAAGATAAAGTAGAAATTCAAACCAAAACATTTGACACTACCCTAGAGGTATGTATTGAACGGGACGAACTCCGTGATAAAAAAGTAGGGAGTTCGGTAATTGCCAAAATGTATCGCCAGCATATTCTATCCAAAGAAGAATTATATCAACCTATCGAACAGGATGATTCTTTGCCCAAAGCTATCATTTGTGATGTCGATAATACATTGGCTGTTTTGCACGAGCGAAATCCTCATGAAGTATATCGTTGCGAGGCTGACTTGCTCAATGAATCGGTAGCTGATTTACTCAAAAATTATCATCAGGCAGGATATAAAATTATTTTATTGACAACAAGAGATGAAAATGCTCGAAGACCAACCACCAACTGGCTAGCTTATAATAATATCGCTTACAATGCTTTATTGATGCGACCCATAGGGGACTCCAGAAAGGATACTATCGTCAAAAAAGAACTCTTTGAACAACATATTCAAGACCGCTTTTGGATAAAATTGGTTTTAGAAAACCACCCAGACCTTGTTGATTTTTGGCGATTAGTAATGAGGTTGCCGTGTTTTCAGGTAAACTACGGCGATATTTGA